TTTGTCGAGGAATGGTTTGCATGACATCTGGTGCAGGTCAAGGCCGAGTTCGACGGGGCTCATGCCCTGGGCGAGGCCGAGCATTTCACAGAAGTGGAGAACCGGCAGGTTCCATTCGACGCCGAATTTGTCTTTGATCTCAAACTGACCGCGGTCGAACTGCAGCTGGCAGAACGGACAGGTGTCGACGATGGCTTCTGCGCCGGCGTCGGTCATGTTGGTCAGTTTTTCGTTGGTGATGTCAAGGGCGTGGGCGATGTCGTAACCGCGGACACCTCCGCCGGCACCGCAGCACTGCATTTTGTTGCGGTATTCGACGGCTTCGGCACCGAGGGCTTCAACGAGTTCTTCGAACCAGGTCGGGTGTTCGGTGTCGCCGATGACGTCGCCGGCAAACTCACGGTCTTTCCGCGGTTTGAGCAGGTGGCAGCCGTAGTGGCAGGCGACCTTTACGCCGGTTAACGGGGTGTTGACCGAGTCGCGCAGGCGGTCGAGACCGCAGACGTCGTCGTTGTAGTACAGTTCGGCAAGGTGGTACACGTTGATGGTGCCCTTGTATTCCATGTCGACTTCTTTTAAGACTTCGTTGACTGCGTCGCGGAGTTCGTCGTTGTGTTTGAGTTTGTGGTTGACTTCCCAGATGGATTTGTAGCAGCCGTTACAGATTAAGGCGATGTCCATGCCCATCTGTTCCGCAAGAACAAGGTTCCGGGCGGCCATGGCGTACCAGACGTTCAGGTCGATACTGCCGAAGGCACCGGGGGCAGGGCAGCAGCTGGCACCCTTTAACGGGACAAGCTCGATGCCGAGCTTTTTGCCCGTACGGATGGCGGCGGCCTCAATGCCGGGATACCGGTTCGGTGCGATGCAGCCGAGGAAGAAGGCGAATTTATGCGTGTCGTCTGACATTACTGACCCTCCGCAAGGACTTTGTCTGCGAGCTGTTTGGTGCCGTAAGCTTCGAGGATCTTACGGATAGCAGGCAGGTATTCGGGGTATTTACAGGTGGTTTCCGGTTCGGGTTCGAGACCGAGTTTGACTCTTGCAGCACGGTTGGCGTCGCTGTTCGGGACACCGTGACCGGTCTGGTAGATGAAGTTTACCGTGCCGAGGAAGTTCTTCGGGACGATGCCGCGCTGGGCAGCCATGTTCCGCATTGCCATGATGACGTCCGTCGGGATTAAGTCACGCGGGCACCGGTCGCTGCATGTGTAGCACGTGGTGCACAGCCACAGGTCGGGGTCGGTTAAACTCACGTCTTTTAAGCCGAGGTTGGCACGCCGCATGAAGTTCCGGATGCGGTAGCTGCTTCTCGGAGCAGAAGGACACGAGCCGGTACACGTGCCGCACTGGTAGCAGATGTGGGCTTCCGTGCCGCTGATCTTTTCAACGTCGCCGACAAACGTCGGGTCGGCATCCTGAGCGGGACGGTAATACCGGTCTGCAAGGCGGGCGGAGAGGCTCGCGTCTTTGTAGGATTTTGCACTTGCCATTCTTGGTTACTCCAGGGGTTTTAACTCAACCTGACCAAACGTGTCTTCCCGGATCTTGGAGGAACGCGGGATGCACAGCTTGGCGGCGATACTCTTGAACAGATCGGTCTCCGGACCTTTGACGTGGATACCGGAACGTCTGATGGTGATAACGTCTTCAGACGGGCATGCGTTGACGCAGGCGCCGCAGAGAATACACAGGTCAGCGTTCACGGCGATTGTCGGCTCGATGCTGTCCTTCTTCAGCTGAAGAGCGGGGACAGGGCTCGGCAGGTAGATGGCATTGCACGGGCAGATGTCAACACACGTGGAGCAGCCGCCGGGACATTTGTCGGCGTTGAAAACAATCTCACCGTCGAAGAACTTCTTGATGGTGACAGCTTCTTCGGGGCAGACCTTCTCACACCAGCTGCAGGTGACACAGGTTTCTTTGTCGATCGTGACCTTGCCGGCAAGTTTGCTGCCTTCCTTGACAACGCGCTCGACAGCGATGGCATGTTCCGGACAGGCGGTGGCGCACACCTGGCACGCGTCACACAGGGACTTGTCCCAGACGACTTCACCGGCGGAACCGACCTTTTCGGCAGTAAACGGAATGCGTTTGATCTTCAGAGCCGGACAGAGGGAGGCGCAGATACCACAGACATTGCACTTCTCTTTGTCAACGACTAACGTCGTTTCGGCGTCAAGAGCCGTCTGGCGTTTGGCACCGTCGGCAACTTCACCCTCATAGACGGGGATGTCACGGACGATTGCATCACGCGGACAGGCTTCACTGCACGTGGTGCAGCGGACGCATTTGTTTTCATCAATCTCAGCGGTGAAGTCATACTCAGGGAAACCTTCCTGTTCTTTAATCGGAAGGCTCGGTTCACCGTCAACTCTGACCTCAAGAGCGTCAAACGGACACAGAATCGTACAGACACCGCAGTAGGAACACTTTGCGGGGTCAACAGAGATGGCGGCTTCGTCTTTGACAGCGCCGCGGCGGACAGCACCGACAAGTCCGAGGACAATTGCCTCTTTCGGACAGACTTCGGAACAGATACCGCATCCGGTACATTTGGTCGTGTTTAACACGAGGTGAGACACCTTCTTCAGGAGACGCTGCTCCATAATAACGGTGTCATTCTCCATCTTCGTGGAGTATTTTGGATACATTGTGCTCATTGCCATGTATGAATCCTCGGTTCTCCAATCTTACTTAGTGGGTGGCTCCTTCAGCAGCTTTCGCTGCAACAGGTCCATCCTGCGGTCCTACCAGTCTGATAACTCCGTATGGGCATGCTTCGACGCACACACCGCAGCCAGCACACAGTTCGTGATTGATGTCAAGGCTAATAGCCCGTCCATTCTGAACGAGGTAGATCTTGTCAGTTGAGGCAGGATCTACAGTGTTAAGCTCCAGTGCGTTTACCGGGCAGGCGACCACACAATTGTTACAACCGGTACATCGCTCCATGTTGATATGCATTGCAAATGACATTTCTAGCTGCACCAGCCTTCGATAGAATATCGACTGTTAATATTCGTCGGTATCCACATAAATACATTAGTGAGAAATTTTAATAAGAATGAGTTGGTTGGAATTTCATTTTTTTAAAATATATAAGCAAATCGATAATATTAATATAGTAGATAAAAATAAACAAGATGCGTCAAACAAATAGGAGAGGGTAACCAAGATACATGAATAATGGAGCAGGAAGCAAAAGGCCAGTGACATTGTACTGAAAAATCGTAATGAGGATCCCATAACAGGCGTCCAACCCAATTTGCATCCTCCGCATTCTCGAAACATATTATTAGTAATTGCGCATTGTTTATATATTAATAAAAAATCAATTTTTTAAGAATAAACAAGTATAAAAACATTATCAGAACATATTATATAGATAACGAGATATAAATAATAATCATAGAACGAAATGCCTCTCAGACCTTCGTTCTCCAGAAAATATTGCGGACGCTTCATGGTAGTTTCAAATGCCATTGCCTACCAGCCTAAACGATCCCTCAATATCTTCTTCACATGATAATTCGGAAACAGGAATACAGCTCCTGACACTCCCACACAACTGCTTCGTCAAAGCCCTGTCAGTACCAGAACTGACTTGTGAGGAAATATCCGAACTATTGCTACCAAGAAAAGAACGGCACAGAACTTGAGATAGTGGTAACTTCCATTATGCCTCTGTTCCATTCTTCTTCCCGTACCATACGGTAAGAATCTCTTTTAAAACAATAGTATAATAGACTAAAAAGAAAAAAAGGAGAGTTACTCCTTCAGAGTGTAGATGTGGCCGTAAACGACCTGACCCTTGCTCTTCGGGTGGCGCTCACCAAGATCGCCGATGAACACATTGAACATGTGCTTCTCACCGTCAACCTCAATCTCTCTCTCTTCGATCTTCTTGAAACCAGGCATCATCACATCACAGCCGTGGAAGACGTAAATCTCGCCTTTCACCATCTGACCACCGACACGACGGTGTGCCTTGCCTTTGATAATGATTGTTCCACCCTCGGCATGCGTACCAATGTGGATATCAGCATTACCCTCAATGATGATGGTTCCACCGTTCATGAACGTAGCAATATCAGAACCTGCATCTCCCTTAATCCGGATGAGACCGCCCTGCATACCACGCCAGTCGCCGCGGTATGCAGCACCAAGGTAGTTCCATGCTCTGCCTTCAACCAGCATCTCTCCGCCCTTCATCTGAAGACCGGAGAAGGAACGGACATCTCCCTTCACGTGGAGTTTTCCGCCTTCCATCCATGCACCAGTGAACATATCTGCGGTTCCGTTGACAACAACTTCACCTGCAGTCATCCATGCACCGAAATACTTGCACTTGGAAGTTCCCGGACCATAGACCTCGATCTTCGTCTCTGCTGCAGTTGCTCCGGAAGCACCGGAGATCTCGAACCACTCACCAAGCGTGTAGTTGCATTTACCTTCCGAACACGGAAGTGCCGCAATCTCCTCAAGAGACTTGCCGGCAAACTTGTCCGGAGTAACACTCTCACACTCAAGGTAGAGCTCGGGGACTTCCTTTAACTTAATGGTTACCGTGTTCATCTCTTACACCTCGATAATCTCCTGGTGCGGAGTATAGTGATCAATAACCTCATAGTTGCCAAGGTTGACACTGTAGTACTTCAGGAACTTCTCGGTAATGTCGTGCATAACCTGCTTGTTCTCCGGCACTTTTGCATCAACCCAGTAGGTCTTCTTGACAACCGGGTCAGCATCCAGCACTACACCGTTCTCAACAACCTTCACACCATCCTTGAAGAAGTATGCAGATCTTGCGAGTGCATTCTCCAGATCAATGCCCTTAGGCATATTGTCCGGGTTGATGTTGTAGACAGCAAGGTTCGCCTTCATGCCGGGTGCAAGACCACCCATGGAACCGGACAGGCCAAGCACCTGTGCAGGTCCTGCACGGGTCATCTGGGACAGCTCATAAAGGCTGATCTCACGGTCAATCTCGGCAAGGTAGGTTGCATCGATTACCTTCGTTGCGTACTTGAAGCCGTTCAGGAGATTGTCACGGTACTGTTTGTCCATCAGCCATGCGTAGATACGCGGGTAGCGGGTGAACGGACCTGCGTTCGGGTGATCAGTTGTGATCATCGTCCGCATCGGATCCTTTGCGAACAGCGGAACCTCAAGACCGATTGCCCACTGAATGTCACAAACCTTCACGTTCGGGCTGTAGACGTACGGAACGACACCGGAAGAGGTCTCAAGTTCCACATCCACGTTACCCCACTTGAGGTGGTTTAAGGCACCGAGGTGGTACTCAAACGGACCGTCCGCAGT
The window above is part of the Methanocorpusculum vombati genome. Proteins encoded here:
- the hdrB gene encoding CoB--CoM heterodisulfide reductase subunit B; translation: MSDDTHKFAFFLGCIAPNRYPGIEAAAIRTGKKLGIELVPLKGASCCPAPGAFGSIDLNVWYAMAARNLVLAEQMGMDIALICNGCYKSIWEVNHKLKHNDELRDAVNEVLKEVDMEYKGTINVYHLAELYYNDDVCGLDRLRDSVNTPLTGVKVACHYGCHLLKPRKDREFAGDVIGDTEHPTWFEELVEALGAEAVEYRNKMQCCGAGGGVRGYDIAHALDITNEKLTNMTDAGAEAIVDTCPFCQLQFDRGQFEIKDKFGVEWNLPVLHFCEMLGLAQGMSPVELGLDLHQMSCKPFLDK
- the hdrC gene encoding CoB--CoM heterodisulfide reductase subunit C; protein product: MASAKSYKDASLSARLADRYYRPAQDADPTFVGDVEKISGTEAHICYQCGTCTGSCPSAPRSSYRIRNFMRRANLGLKDVSLTDPDLWLCTTCYTCSDRCPRDLIPTDVIMAMRNMAAQRGIVPKNFLGTVNFIYQTGHGVPNSDANRAARVKLGLEPEPETTCKYPEYLPAIRKILEAYGTKQLADKVLAEGQ
- a CDS encoding 4Fe-4S binding protein; the encoded protein is MAMSTMYPKYSTKMENDTVIMEQRLLKKVSHLVLNTTKCTGCGICSEVCPKEAIVLGLVGAVRRGAVKDEAAISVDPAKCSYCGVCTILCPFDALEVRVDGEPSLPIKEQEGFPEYDFTAEIDENKCVRCTTCSEACPRDAIVRDIPVYEGEVADGAKRQTALDAETTLVVDKEKCNVCGICASLCPALKIKRIPFTAEKVGSAGEVVWDKSLCDACQVCATACPEHAIAVERVVKEGSKLAGKVTIDKETCVTCSWCEKVCPEEAVTIKKFFDGEIVFNADKCPGGCSTCVDICPCNAIYLPSPVPALQLKKDSIEPTIAVNADLCILCGACVNACPSEDVITIRRSGIHVKGPETDLFKSIAAKLCIPRSSKIREDTFGQVELKPLE
- a CDS encoding 4Fe-4S binding protein, which translates into the protein MSFAMHINMERCTGCNNCVVACPVNALELNTVDPASTDKIYLVQNGRAISLDINHELCAGCGVCVEACPYGVIRLVGPQDGPVAAKAAEGATH
- a CDS encoding formylmethanofuran dehydrogenase subunit C, translating into MNTVTIKLKEVPELYLECESVTPDKFAGKSLEEIAALPCSEGKCNYTLGEWFEISGASGATAAETKIEVYGPGTSKCKYFGAWMTAGEVVVNGTADMFTGAWMEGGKLHVKGDVRSFSGLQMKGGEMLVEGRAWNYLGAAYRGDWRGMQGGLIRIKGDAGSDIATFMNGGTIIIEGNADIHIGTHAEGGTIIIKGKAHRRVGGQMVKGEIYVFHGCDVMMPGFKKIEEREIEVDGEKHMFNVFIGDLGERHPKSKGQVVYGHIYTLKE